The following coding sequences lie in one Aureimonas sp. AU20 genomic window:
- a CDS encoding glycosyltransferase, translated as MKLGPIRHMGFEQALLPKRMAIVSHSHPSLSKGGAEISAYALYRGLREIGVDAIYIGSCAETDRQKLSLGHETEFAVFRDAARYDHFYHLAPAGEEEQLLTILREQRIGLVNFHHFYNLGLNTLRASRRLPGVLNFLTIHEFLAICHNHGQMVTRPAQVLCERARWDDCTSCFPGESRSRFAMRKETMLDGFGAFDGFVSPSRFLAERFIEWGLSADRTTVIENGLLAPPEARHGERGEGAWVFGFFGQITPFKGVDVILDAAELIAKDPDLARKVRFRIHGNLVGQSASFTERFEAALKAYPFLTYAGAYSNASVHRLMADCDYLVIPSKWWENSPVVIQEAYSVGLPVICTGIGGMAEKVPNGVSGLHFRLGDASDLLRAVQLGADPRNHATLKAGIPPVLSATGMAERYLAFFATMAASRMVAAP; from the coding sequence ATGAAGCTTGGCCCGATCCGCCACATGGGCTTCGAGCAGGCGCTGCTGCCCAAGCGCATGGCCATCGTCTCCCACAGCCATCCCTCGCTTTCCAAGGGCGGGGCGGAAATCTCGGCCTATGCGCTCTACCGGGGCCTGCGCGAGATCGGCGTCGACGCCATCTATATCGGCTCCTGCGCGGAGACCGACCGGCAGAAGCTCTCGCTCGGCCACGAGACCGAGTTCGCCGTGTTCCGCGACGCCGCGCGCTACGACCATTTCTACCATCTCGCCCCGGCGGGCGAGGAGGAGCAGCTGCTGACGATCCTGCGCGAGCAGCGGATCGGCCTCGTCAACTTCCACCATTTCTACAATCTCGGCCTCAACACGCTGCGCGCCTCGCGCCGGCTGCCGGGCGTCCTCAACTTCCTGACGATCCACGAATTCCTGGCGATCTGCCACAATCACGGACAGATGGTGACGCGCCCCGCGCAGGTCCTGTGCGAGCGCGCGCGGTGGGACGATTGCACGAGCTGCTTTCCCGGCGAAAGCCGCAGCCGCTTCGCCATGCGCAAGGAAACCATGCTGGACGGGTTCGGCGCTTTCGACGGCTTCGTCTCGCCGAGCCGCTTCCTGGCCGAGCGTTTCATCGAATGGGGCCTGTCGGCGGACCGCACCACGGTGATCGAGAACGGGCTCCTGGCGCCGCCCGAGGCGCGGCATGGCGAGCGGGGCGAGGGGGCCTGGGTCTTCGGCTTCTTCGGCCAGATCACGCCGTTCAAGGGCGTCGACGTCATTCTCGATGCGGCAGAGCTGATCGCCAAGGACCCCGATCTGGCGCGCAAGGTGCGTTTTCGAATCCACGGCAATCTGGTGGGCCAGTCCGCCAGCTTCACCGAGCGCTTCGAAGCGGCGCTCAAGGCCTACCCGTTCCTGACCTATGCCGGCGCCTACAGCAACGCCTCCGTCCATCGGCTGATGGCCGATTGCGATTATCTCGTGATCCCCAGCAAATGGTGGGAGAACTCGCCCGTCGTGATTCAGGAGGCCTATTCCGTCGGTCTTCCCGTGATCTGCACCGGCATCGGCGGCATGGCCGAGAAGGTGCCGAACGGCGTGTCGGGCCTGCATTTCCGGCTGGGCGACGCGAGCGATCTCCTGCGCGCGGTCCAACTCGGGGCCGATCCGCGCAACCACGCCACGCTGAAGGCCGGCATTCCGCCGGTTCTCTCGGCCACGGGCATGGCCGAGCGCTATCTCGCCTTCTTCGCCACCATGGCGGCCAGCCGCATGGTGGCCGCGCCATGA